A genomic region of Trichothermofontia sichuanensis B231 contains the following coding sequences:
- a CDS encoding peptidoglycan D,D-transpeptidase FtsI family protein, with protein sequence MGLLVNLARLQIIEAKNLQERAQEQQTALVRPVVPRRPITDRNGVVLAVDQPVYLLYAHPQMFTIPPAQVAAQLAPLLARPVQELEEIFAQGGTGIKVALDLPEAIAQQIQRLGLDGIDLEQQQERLYPQQDLFAGIVGYVNADRQGQAGVEFSQQKVLERLAPDLRLRRMGDGTILPIDLPESFLHADTLRLQLTLDSGLQRVARTALQQQMQKFNAKRGTVLVMDARDGSLLALVSEPSFDPNRYYEAKMELLKNWALTDLYEPGSTFKPINVAIALEAGAVEPQTVLPDEGEIYVDGWPIRNNDGVSYGAVSVTEAVKYSSNIGMVHMVERMEPNVYYDWLERIGLGKPVGIDLPFEAEGQVRSREEFVGAKINRATTSFGQGFSLTPLQLLRLHGMLASGGLMITPHVVQGLIDENGKAQWQPTLPDPKRIFSPKTAQAVVEMMEQVVKDGTGKPAQIPGYRIAGKTGTAQKASPYGGYSNAVITSFVGILPVEAPRYVVLAVVDEPTGGLVFGSTVAAPIVKTVMEALIVTEGIPPTSSR encoded by the coding sequence TTGGGTTTGTTAGTCAATTTGGCGCGTTTACAGATTATCGAGGCGAAGAATTTACAAGAGCGGGCGCAGGAACAGCAAACGGCCTTGGTCCGTCCCGTTGTCCCCCGCCGTCCGATTACTGATCGCAATGGGGTGGTTCTGGCGGTTGATCAACCAGTGTACTTGCTGTATGCCCATCCCCAAATGTTTACGATCCCGCCGGCGCAAGTGGCTGCCCAGTTAGCCCCGTTGCTTGCTCGCCCGGTTCAGGAATTGGAGGAGATCTTTGCCCAAGGGGGGACAGGGATTAAGGTGGCCCTAGATTTGCCAGAGGCGATCGCCCAACAAATCCAACGACTTGGGCTGGATGGCATTGACTTGGAGCAACAGCAGGAGCGGCTCTATCCGCAGCAGGATCTCTTTGCGGGGATTGTGGGCTATGTTAACGCCGATCGCCAGGGGCAAGCTGGGGTTGAATTTAGCCAGCAGAAAGTCTTGGAGCGCTTGGCCCCCGACCTGCGTCTACGGCGCATGGGGGATGGTACAATTTTGCCGATCGACCTGCCGGAAAGTTTCCTCCATGCCGATACCCTCCGGTTGCAACTGACCCTTGACAGTGGCCTGCAACGGGTGGCCCGCACTGCGCTGCAGCAACAGATGCAAAAATTTAATGCTAAGCGTGGCACCGTTTTGGTGATGGATGCCAGGGATGGTTCCTTGTTGGCTCTTGTATCTGAACCGTCCTTTGATCCCAACCGCTACTACGAGGCCAAGATGGAATTGCTCAAAAACTGGGCATTGACTGATCTCTATGAACCCGGTTCGACGTTTAAGCCGATTAATGTGGCGATCGCGCTGGAAGCTGGGGCGGTGGAACCCCAAACGGTGTTACCGGATGAGGGGGAAATCTATGTTGATGGTTGGCCGATCCGCAACAATGACGGCGTATCCTACGGCGCTGTCTCGGTGACCGAAGCGGTGAAATATTCCAGCAACATTGGCATGGTCCACATGGTCGAGCGGATGGAACCTAATGTCTACTACGACTGGCTGGAGCGGATTGGTCTGGGGAAACCGGTAGGTATTGATCTCCCTTTTGAAGCCGAAGGTCAGGTGCGATCGCGCGAGGAATTTGTCGGGGCGAAGATTAACCGGGCCACAACGTCTTTTGGCCAAGGCTTTTCTCTAACGCCGCTGCAACTCCTGCGGTTGCATGGGATGTTGGCAAGCGGGGGCCTGATGATTACCCCCCATGTGGTGCAAGGGCTAATTGATGAAAATGGCAAGGCCCAGTGGCAACCGACCTTACCGGATCCCAAGCGCATTTTCTCACCCAAAACAGCCCAAGCGGTTGTGGAAATGATGGAGCAGGTGGTGAAGGACGGGACGGGGAAGCCTGCCCAAATCCCAGGCTATCGCATTGCTGGGAAGACGGGCACTGCCCAGAAGGCCAGCCCCTATGGCGGGTATAGCAATGCGGTCATTACCAGTTTTGTGGGCATTTTACCGGTCGAGGCTCCTCGCTATGTGGTTTTAGCTGTCGTGGATGAACCGACGGGTGGTCTGGTGTTTGGTTCAACGGTTGCGGCTCCGATCGTCAAGACAGTGATGGAGGCTCTCATCGTCACTGAAGGGATTCCTCCGACCAGTAGCCGTTGA
- a CDS encoding precorrin-2 C(20)-methyltransferase gives MVGEQAIGTLYGLSVGPGDPELLTLKALRLLQQVPVVAFPAGRGGKPGMAEQIIAPWVQPHQQRVALTFPYVHDRDQLQAAWQAAAIRVWTFLRQGQDVVFACEGDVSFYSTFTYLAQALQQLPATLTADIRSPIPIVAVPGVCSPMAAAAALTLPLTMADQRLLVLPALYAIAELETALTQADVIVLLKVSSVYAQVWPILQRHNLLANSAVIVRATGPDQQIYVDLSSYPDLQLPYFSLLIIWPSR, from the coding sequence GTGGTGGGTGAGCAGGCGATCGGGACCTTGTATGGCCTCAGTGTGGGACCGGGAGATCCAGAGTTGCTCACCCTGAAGGCGTTACGGCTGCTCCAGCAAGTCCCAGTGGTTGCCTTTCCGGCAGGTCGGGGGGGGAAACCCGGTATGGCTGAACAAATCATCGCGCCCTGGGTGCAACCCCATCAGCAACGGGTGGCCCTGACGTTCCCCTATGTCCACGATCGCGACCAGCTACAAGCGGCTTGGCAGGCTGCAGCTATACGGGTTTGGACGTTTCTTCGGCAGGGGCAGGATGTGGTCTTTGCCTGCGAGGGGGATGTCAGTTTCTATAGCACCTTTACCTATTTGGCCCAGGCCCTGCAACAGTTACCCGCTACCCTCACGGCTGACATACGGTCTCCGATTCCGATCGTCGCTGTTCCTGGGGTCTGCTCCCCAATGGCGGCGGCGGCAGCCTTGACCCTGCCGCTGACGATGGCGGACCAGCGGTTGTTGGTCCTGCCTGCTCTCTACGCGATCGCGGAACTGGAAACCGCCCTGACCCAGGCGGATGTGATTGTGTTACTGAAGGTAAGTTCAGTCTATGCTCAGGTCTGGCCCATTTTGCAGCGCCATAACCTGTTAGCCAACAGTGCTGTGATTGTCCGTGCTACCGGCCCTGATCAGCAAATTTATGTCGATCTCAGCTCCTATCCGGATTTGCAATTGCCCTATTTTTCCTTGTTGATCATTTGGCCATCGCGCTAG
- a CDS encoding glucose-6-phosphate isomerase, with amino-acid sequence MDAAALWQRYQDWLYYHPGLNVYLDVSRMRFSPEWISRLEQPFAKAFAAMADLEAGAIANPDEQRRVGHYWLRDPDLAPDAQTRQQIVDSLAQIETFVRQIHRQEICPPGAFKFTDLLVIGIGGSALGPQFVAAALAPDPAPLAIHFIDNTDPAGIDRLLKSLKDRLKSTLVLVISKSGGTPETRNGMLEVQAVYKQLGLDFAKHAVAITMTGSRLSQQAAAEHWLAEFAMFDWVGGRTSELSAVGLLPAALQGIDIHAMLAGAKEMDQATRVPLIQQNPAALLALSWYYAGEGKGLKDMVILPYKDSLLLFSRYLQQLVMESLGKERDLAGQVVHQGIAVYGNKGSTDQHAYVQQLREGIPNFFVTFIEVLKDRSGPSIDIEPGITSGDFLSGFLLGTRQALYDNQRDSITLTIPDVEPRTIGALIALYERAVGLYASLININAYHQPGVEAGKQAAASVLALQTQVITTLRGAGAPLSLAELADRVGAADQVETIYKIVRHLDANQRHLRLIGDRGQPASLKVTTL; translated from the coding sequence ATGGATGCTGCGGCCCTTTGGCAACGTTATCAAGACTGGCTCTACTACCACCCAGGACTCAATGTTTACCTGGATGTCAGTCGGATGCGCTTTAGCCCGGAGTGGATCAGCCGCTTAGAACAACCGTTTGCTAAGGCCTTTGCGGCAATGGCTGACTTGGAAGCGGGGGCGATCGCGAATCCGGATGAGCAGCGCCGTGTGGGCCACTACTGGCTGCGGGACCCGGATCTTGCCCCAGATGCGCAGACACGCCAGCAGATCGTTGATTCTTTAGCCCAGATCGAGACCTTTGTACGTCAAATCCATCGCCAGGAGATCTGCCCCCCTGGTGCTTTTAAGTTTACGGACCTGCTGGTGATCGGGATTGGGGGGTCGGCCCTAGGTCCCCAATTTGTAGCAGCAGCCCTCGCGCCTGATCCAGCTCCCCTTGCGATTCACTTTATTGACAACACAGACCCGGCAGGGATCGATCGCCTCCTGAAGTCTCTCAAAGATCGCCTGAAAAGTACACTAGTCCTGGTCATCAGTAAATCTGGCGGTACCCCAGAAACCCGGAATGGGATGCTAGAGGTGCAAGCGGTTTATAAACAGCTAGGGTTAGACTTTGCCAAACACGCTGTCGCGATCACCATGACGGGGAGTCGCCTCTCGCAACAGGCGGCGGCAGAACATTGGTTGGCAGAATTTGCCATGTTTGACTGGGTGGGCGGACGGACTTCCGAACTGTCTGCCGTGGGGTTGCTCCCGGCGGCCCTGCAAGGGATTGATATCCACGCGATGCTGGCCGGGGCTAAGGAGATGGATCAGGCTACCCGCGTACCGTTGATTCAACAAAATCCGGCGGCTTTACTGGCTTTGAGTTGGTACTACGCTGGTGAGGGCAAGGGGCTAAAGGACATGGTTATTTTGCCCTATAAGGATAGCCTGCTCTTGTTCAGTCGCTACTTGCAGCAGTTAGTGATGGAGTCCCTTGGCAAGGAAAGGGATCTAGCGGGGCAGGTGGTCCATCAGGGCATTGCCGTTTACGGCAATAAGGGATCTACCGATCAACACGCCTATGTACAGCAATTGCGTGAAGGTATCCCTAACTTTTTCGTCACTTTTATTGAGGTCCTCAAGGATCGATCGGGACCTTCGATCGACATTGAACCGGGGATTACCTCTGGTGATTTCCTATCAGGCTTTTTATTAGGGACCCGGCAAGCACTCTACGATAATCAGCGCGATTCGATTACCTTGACGATACCGGATGTGGAGCCGCGCACGATCGGTGCGCTGATTGCGCTTTATGAACGGGCGGTGGGTCTTTATGCGTCGTTGATTAATATCAATGCCTATCACCAACCGGGGGTGGAAGCAGGTAAACAGGCGGCGGCTTCGGTGTTAGCCTTGCAAACCCAGGTCATCACCACCCTGCGGGGGGCAGGCGCTCCCCTGTCTTTGGCAGAATTGGCCGATCGGGTGGGGGCAGCCGACCAGGTAGAAACCATCTATAAGATCGTGCGCCATTTAGATGCCAATCAACGCCATCTGCGGCTAATTGGCGATCGGGGCCAGCCAGCCAGCCTCAAGGTAACAACTCTCTAG
- a CDS encoding ExbD/TolR family protein, translating to MKIRLDTPAEESRIEIIPLIDVIFCILIFFILAALQLTRQQAISVDLPQAKTGTLQIREMLIVSIDAAGQTYVDQQPVNSEQLLLILRGYQQSKPEGLMVLYADRSAVYANVITVLDQMRAIGGTRVALATLPETADPRRPQGPLPPFNPALPGMGTSPPVLPTFPATNNLAPLGPTVPLPEAQPSPLLPPASPSPANP from the coding sequence ATGAAAATCCGCCTTGACACACCCGCCGAAGAATCCCGAATTGAAATCATCCCTTTGATTGATGTCATTTTTTGCATCCTGATCTTTTTTATTCTCGCTGCTTTGCAGCTAACACGACAACAGGCCATTAGTGTGGACTTGCCGCAGGCGAAAACCGGTACTCTCCAGATCCGAGAAATGCTGATTGTTAGCATTGATGCTGCTGGCCAGACCTATGTGGATCAGCAGCCTGTTAATTCTGAACAATTGCTGTTGATTTTGCGGGGGTATCAGCAATCTAAACCAGAAGGTCTGATGGTGTTATATGCCGATCGCTCAGCCGTCTACGCCAATGTGATTACAGTGCTGGATCAGATGCGCGCGATCGGGGGAACGCGGGTAGCGTTGGCAACGTTACCAGAGACGGCTGATCCGCGCCGCCCGCAGGGACCACTGCCCCCCTTCAACCCGGCGCTGCCGGGGATGGGAACCTCCCCACCGGTGCTGCCGACCTTCCCGGCCACTAATAACTTGGCTCCCCTCGGCCCAACAGTCCCCCTACCAGAGGCTCAACCCAGTCCGCTGTTACCTCCGGCATCACCGTCGCCGGCTAATCCGTAG
- a CDS encoding MotA/TolQ/ExbB proton channel family protein, which produces MDIFEIFQKGGMTMVPLLLLSILALSAIVERLWFWSSVLAGERQVVSRVLEAARYDWAAATRIAQEARSQPIGRFLYAPLRLPEEPDPELFRLALEAAADDELAEMRRGDKLLEAVIALAPLLGLLGTVVGLIRSLGKIRLGDLGTASTAGVTLGIGEALISTATGLVVAIVSLAFYRLFQGFVFTQMKIFRQAGNELELLYRQYWPTRKQRVTPAVDKTAPAGPLPENRPLSSPLPPPSLSLDELAELRQEPPHA; this is translated from the coding sequence ATGGATATCTTTGAGATCTTCCAGAAGGGTGGCATGACGATGGTGCCCCTGTTGTTGCTCTCGATTCTGGCATTAAGTGCGATCGTGGAACGACTATGGTTCTGGAGCAGTGTGCTGGCGGGGGAGCGCCAGGTGGTCAGCCGGGTGCTGGAAGCAGCGCGCTATGATTGGGCGGCAGCCACCCGCATTGCCCAGGAGGCCAGAAGTCAACCGATCGGACGCTTTCTTTATGCACCGCTACGATTACCAGAAGAGCCTGATCCGGAACTGTTTCGCTTGGCCCTAGAGGCAGCGGCTGATGATGAATTGGCAGAGATGCGCCGGGGGGATAAGCTTCTGGAAGCGGTCATCGCCCTGGCCCCGTTACTAGGACTTTTGGGAACAGTGGTGGGACTGATCCGCTCGCTGGGGAAAATTCGCTTAGGAGACCTGGGAACCGCTTCAACCGCAGGGGTAACCCTGGGAATTGGGGAGGCATTGATCAGTACGGCGACGGGGTTGGTGGTTGCGATCGTGAGTCTGGCCTTTTATCGCTTGTTCCAGGGATTTGTATTTACCCAGATGAAGATTTTTCGGCAAGCTGGGAACGAACTGGAACTGCTCTACCGTCAGTATTGGCCGACTCGTAAACAAAGGGTCACACCCGCCGTCGATAAGACGGCCCCTGCCGGACCATTGCCGGAGAACCGTCCGCTATCCTCTCCTTTGCCCCCCCCCAGCCTCTCCCTGGACGAACTCGCTGAACTCAGACAGGAACCGCCCCACGCCTAA
- a CDS encoding type IV pilin-like G/H family protein — MKTELKAKFLQHMLKKQEAEAGFTLIELLVVIIIIGILSAIALPSFLNQANKAKQSEAKTYVGSMNRGQQAYFLENSQFAPNMELLGVGIKTSTTNYQYNIVLANNGSTNASATAQGESLKPALKAYVGLVQLGQVAATSEATTLAVLCENNAAGAGNAATPATSATGPTCASGTAAIIK; from the coding sequence ATGAAGACCGAACTGAAAGCCAAGTTCTTGCAACACATGCTCAAAAAGCAAGAAGCGGAAGCAGGTTTCACCCTAATTGAACTGCTGGTGGTCATCATCATCATCGGTATCCTGTCCGCCATTGCCTTGCCTTCCTTCCTGAACCAAGCCAACAAGGCCAAGCAATCGGAAGCCAAGACCTACGTCGGCTCCATGAACCGCGGGCAACAAGCCTACTTCCTGGAAAACTCGCAATTCGCACCCAACATGGAACTCTTGGGAGTTGGCATTAAAACCTCAACGACTAATTATCAATACAACATTGTTCTGGCTAATAACGGTTCAACCAACGCCAGTGCTACTGCTCAAGGCGAGTCCTTGAAGCCCGCCCTGAAAGCCTATGTGGGTCTGGTGCAGTTGGGTCAAGTTGCTGCGACCAGTGAAGCCACGACCCTAGCTGTTCTCTGCGAAAACAACGCTGCCGGTGCTGGCAACGCTGCCACCCCGGCGACGTCTGCAACCGGCCCGACCTGTGCTAGCGGTACGGCTGCGATCATCAAGTAA
- a CDS encoding O-linked N-acetylglucosamine transferase, SPINDLY family protein, with amino-acid sequence MLNADPDVVFSELFQPIEAGFQAENYGQVIRYCEEQLAGNPECLPLYGYLGLALLLQGQEAEAQMSWLLGLEAVPDTQGESGLETLVALLSTEAERQEAAEHWSMAWTIRQHIRELDAANIPNLLRLIHCSLQTGTFSGESLREWGIIATLQANEKVELSPDQVFPLLKQIFEADPYHPACLELAAACFRHCPQISTRTADITHLTLNLAKVHRRPDLAIVLSESYLEVDPDNRNMIRALATQYQDAKLYEQGIAMAERCYELAPSMIEKVFANHLLTRGVMGTGGRWAEGYALLQRQESLLEQLLAAPADEIGIDSGALFLTNSTFFGPYFQDDPRHHHGLRRRVMQRFQQIVARDLALDELQADHHWQRRSPEQRDPHKRPLKVGYLSYCMTTHSVGWLARWLIQHHDRSQVELYGYFINYRQVDDPIQNWYTQQMTHVRRLGANPGEIAMQIYQDGIDILVDLDSITLDITCQIMAVKPAPIQVTWLGWDASDLPTVDYFIADPYVLPEDAQDYYQEKIWRLPQTYIAVDGFEVGLPDLRRDQLDIPADAIVYLTGQSGPKWNPMITRLQLQIIQAVPGSYFLIKGLAADPSIQETFCGIAEELGVSRDRLRFLPIAASEPIHRANLNIADVVLDTYPYNGATTTLETLWVGIPLVTRVGEQFAARNSYTMLVNAGIEEGIAWTDEDYVQWGIRFGTEPELRQRVSWKLRQSRQTAPLWNGRQFARDMEAAYQQMWEIYCSCQT; translated from the coding sequence ATGCTTAATGCCGACCCAGATGTTGTGTTCTCTGAGCTTTTCCAACCCATTGAGGCAGGTTTCCAGGCGGAGAACTATGGGCAAGTTATCCGCTACTGTGAGGAGCAATTAGCAGGAAATCCTGAATGTTTGCCCCTTTATGGTTACTTAGGGTTGGCTTTGCTGCTGCAAGGACAAGAAGCTGAAGCCCAAATGAGTTGGTTGTTGGGGCTGGAGGCAGTACCGGATACGCAAGGTGAGTCGGGGCTAGAAACCTTGGTTGCCCTTTTAAGCACGGAGGCTGAGCGTCAGGAAGCTGCCGAACACTGGTCAATGGCCTGGACAATTCGGCAACACATTCGGGAACTGGATGCCGCCAATATCCCCAATCTTTTGCGGCTAATCCACTGTTCCCTCCAGACTGGCACCTTTTCCGGTGAATCCCTCAGGGAATGGGGCATTATTGCTACCCTCCAGGCCAATGAAAAGGTGGAACTCAGCCCAGACCAAGTGTTCCCGCTACTGAAACAAATCTTTGAAGCCGATCCCTACCATCCCGCTTGTCTGGAATTGGCAGCCGCTTGTTTCCGCCATTGTCCGCAAATCTCCACTCGCACGGCTGATATCACGCACCTCACCTTAAATCTCGCTAAAGTCCACAGACGACCCGATTTAGCCATTGTTCTCTCTGAAAGTTATCTTGAAGTCGATCCAGACAATCGCAATATGATCCGTGCCCTGGCCACTCAATACCAGGATGCTAAGCTTTACGAACAGGGAATTGCGATGGCAGAACGGTGCTATGAGCTAGCCCCCAGCATGATCGAGAAGGTATTTGCAAATCACTTACTCACACGCGGCGTGATGGGGACGGGGGGACGCTGGGCCGAAGGTTACGCGCTGCTGCAACGTCAGGAGTCTCTTTTAGAGCAGTTATTGGCTGCCCCTGCTGATGAAATCGGGATTGATAGCGGGGCTTTGTTCCTAACTAATTCAACCTTTTTTGGGCCTTACTTTCAGGATGATCCGCGTCATCATCATGGCTTACGCAGACGGGTGATGCAGCGATTTCAGCAAATTGTGGCACGGGATCTGGCGCTAGATGAACTGCAAGCGGATCATCACTGGCAGCGGCGATCGCCGGAACAACGAGATCCCCACAAACGGCCCCTCAAGGTTGGCTATCTTTCCTACTGCATGACCACCCATTCCGTGGGTTGGTTAGCCCGATGGCTAATTCAACATCACGATCGCTCCCAGGTTGAACTTTATGGCTACTTTATTAACTACCGCCAAGTAGATGACCCGATTCAAAATTGGTATACGCAGCAAATGACCCACGTGCGGCGGTTAGGGGCCAATCCGGGTGAAATTGCCATGCAAATTTATCAAGATGGCATTGATATTCTGGTGGACCTGGATAGCATTACCCTGGACATTACCTGTCAGATCATGGCAGTCAAACCGGCCCCGATCCAGGTAACTTGGTTAGGCTGGGATGCGTCCGATTTACCGACTGTTGACTACTTTATTGCTGATCCCTATGTCCTGCCGGAGGATGCTCAGGATTACTACCAGGAAAAAATCTGGCGTTTACCCCAAACTTATATTGCTGTTGATGGTTTCGAGGTAGGGCTACCCGATCTCCGGCGCGATCAGTTGGACATCCCCGCAGATGCGATCGTCTATCTGACTGGACAAAGTGGCCCCAAGTGGAACCCGATGATCACCCGTCTCCAGTTGCAAATTATCCAGGCTGTCCCCGGTAGTTATTTCCTCATCAAAGGCTTAGCGGCTGACCCAAGCATTCAGGAAACCTTCTGTGGCATTGCTGAAGAGTTGGGCGTCAGCCGCGATCGCCTACGATTCCTTCCAATTGCGGCTAGTGAACCGATTCATCGGGCTAACCTCAACATTGCCGATGTGGTCCTCGATACCTATCCCTACAATGGCGCAACGACGACGCTGGAAACGCTCTGGGTGGGAATTCCCCTGGTCACACGGGTGGGCGAACAATTTGCAGCCCGTAATAGCTATACCATGCTGGTAAATGCCGGCATTGAAGAAGGCATCGCCTGGACCGATGAGGACTATGTCCAGTGGGGGATACGATTCGGTACCGAACCGGAACTCCGGCAAAGGGTGAGTTGGAAATTGCGCCAATCCCGCCAAACTGCCCCTCTTTGGAATGGCCGTCAGTTTGCACGAGACATGGAAGCCGCCTATCAGCAAATGTGGGAGATTTATTGCTCATGTCAGACCTAG
- a CDS encoding O-linked N-acetylglucosamine transferase, SPINDLY family protein, which produces MSDLATAIALPASAQDVPQLIAAGDYAQARQILEDAIAASPEVITLGAYLGVAYLLEDNESQAYLTWLLCLEAATETELAQQQQVLITVLETVAQQQESQANHHHAWLIRKYLREFNPEDINNTLKLVQLAIATQTYTSQEAEDWFNAIDFTVVACNSPLQAELLNTLQTLLENTNWDQATQSFFTKLLQATDEPRIFSGLVLTAAIKFSYAGQYKTAIDILERYLQFDPDCLSLRLYLVIYYREDKQFQKSIATAKLCYDKAIFIIDRIFAINELLYSLISEGNSWHEALKYLNIHQELLQQVVQSKTQSLTPQNISILIYACFTLPYFRDSLKQNRLLQNQILKLCQEHLRTCSEQTIGPDHPLVLVNKPYKQKTQSPKRLRIGYLSYCLRTHSVGWLARWLMAFHDKEKFDIFAYSIRPNLNETDQLTKFYQSIVPNFKTVVMSGDQYHDYLDIAEKIYADDIDILIDLDSITLDLSCKVLATKPASIQVSWLGWDAPGLPAVDYFIADPYVLPDRAQDYYTETLWRLPHTYIAVGGFELGVPTLRRSDLNLPSDAVIYYSSQNGRKRHPDTIRLQMKILSQVPNSYFLIKGVADEVRLRELFSNLAEAEGVSCDRLRFLPATPTEAIHRANLGIADVVLDTYPYNGATTTLETLWVGVPLVTRVGEQFASRNSYTMLVNAGVEEGIAWTDDEYVEWGVRFGKEPELRQQVSWKLKRSRHSAPLWNPQQFTREMEAAYQQMWENYGN; this is translated from the coding sequence ATGTCAGACCTAGCAACCGCGATCGCTCTACCCGCTTCAGCCCAGGATGTTCCCCAATTAATTGCGGCAGGCGATTATGCCCAAGCGCGTCAAATTTTGGAAGATGCGATCGCGGCATCGCCTGAGGTGATCACTCTGGGGGCTTACCTGGGTGTCGCCTATCTACTGGAAGATAATGAATCGCAAGCCTATTTAACCTGGCTGTTGTGTCTGGAAGCGGCAACTGAAACAGAACTGGCTCAGCAGCAGCAGGTACTGATCACTGTTTTAGAAACCGTGGCGCAGCAGCAGGAATCTCAAGCAAATCATCATCATGCCTGGTTAATCCGCAAATATTTGCGAGAGTTTAACCCCGAAGATATTAACAATACCCTGAAACTGGTTCAACTCGCGATCGCGACTCAAACCTATACCAGCCAGGAAGCCGAAGACTGGTTTAACGCCATTGATTTTACCGTCGTAGCCTGCAATTCCCCTCTGCAAGCAGAGTTGTTAAATACGCTACAAACTCTCTTAGAAAATACGAATTGGGATCAGGCTACCCAAAGCTTCTTTACGAAACTGCTACAAGCCACCGATGAGCCAAGAATCTTTTCTGGACTCGTCCTGACTGCGGCGATTAAGTTTAGTTATGCGGGTCAATACAAAACTGCGATCGATATTCTTGAGCGCTATCTACAATTTGATCCCGACTGTCTATCACTTAGATTATATTTAGTGATTTACTATCGTGAAGACAAACAATTTCAGAAATCTATTGCAACGGCAAAATTATGTTATGATAAAGCAATATTTATTATCGATCGTATTTTTGCAATTAACGAACTTCTATATAGCCTAATCAGTGAAGGTAACAGTTGGCATGAAGCCCTAAAATATCTCAATATACATCAAGAGTTATTACAGCAAGTTGTCCAATCTAAAACGCAATCTTTAACACCTCAAAACATTAGCATTTTAATCTACGCTTGCTTTACGTTACCTTATTTTCGAGATTCTCTCAAACAAAATCGATTGCTACAAAATCAGATTCTTAAACTTTGTCAGGAACATTTAAGGACCTGTTCTGAGCAAACGATCGGTCCTGATCATCCCCTCGTGCTTGTTAATAAGCCATACAAGCAAAAGACCCAATCACCAAAACGGCTTAGGATTGGCTACCTGTCCTATTGTTTGAGAACCCATTCTGTTGGCTGGCTAGCCCGTTGGCTGATGGCCTTCCATGATAAGGAAAAGTTTGATATTTTTGCCTACTCAATCAGGCCCAATCTGAACGAAACTGACCAGCTTACCAAATTTTACCAATCTATCGTTCCCAATTTTAAGACCGTTGTCATGAGTGGTGATCAGTATCACGATTACCTAGATATTGCTGAAAAAATCTATGCTGATGATATTGATATTCTCATCGATTTGGACAGCATTACCCTTGATCTAAGCTGTAAAGTCCTGGCCACAAAACCTGCCTCTATCCAGGTCTCCTGGCTCGGTTGGGATGCCCCTGGTTTACCCGCAGTCGACTACTTTATCGCTGATCCTTATGTCCTGCCCGATCGCGCCCAGGACTACTATACCGAAACCCTGTGGCGGCTACCCCACACCTACATCGCAGTGGGTGGATTTGAACTCGGTGTCCCTACCCTACGCCGTAGCGATCTCAATCTTCCTAGTGATGCTGTAATTTATTACAGCAGTCAAAATGGGCGTAAGCGCCATCCCGATACCATTCGCCTCCAGATGAAAATTCTTAGCCAGGTTCCCAATAGTTATTTCCTCATTAAGGGTGTTGCGGATGAGGTCAGACTGCGGGAATTATTTAGCAACCTGGCGGAGGCCGAAGGGGTGAGTTGCGATCGCCTGCGCTTCCTCCCCGCTACCCCAACAGAAGCTATCCATCGGGCCAATCTGGGCATTGCTGATGTGGTATTAGATACCTATCCCTATAACGGTGCAACGACAACCCTGGAAACGCTTTGGGTAGGGGTGCCTTTAGTAACCCGTGTCGGGGAACAATTTGCCAGTCGCAACAGTTATACCATGCTGGTCAATGCAGGGGTTGAGGAAGGGATCGCTTGGACGGATGACGAATATGTTGAATGGGGAGTTCGGTTTGGGAAAGAGCCAGAACTCCGGCAGCAGGTTAGTTGGAAATTAAAGCGATCGCGACACTCAGCCCCACTGTGGAATCCCCAACAGTTTACACGAGAGATGGAAGCTGCCTATCAACAAATGTGGGAAAACTATGGCAATTGA